Genomic segment of Bacteroides stercoris ATCC 43183:
CTTACCCGTGGGAACATTGATTTGCAGGGCGCAGCAGAAGTCGCTCAATGCCTTTACTGCCGTATAAAGACGTGCGTCCTCACCCTCTTGCGAGCGGCACGGCCACATCCAGTTGGCTGACAGGGACACGCTGTCCAGACCTTCGGCAAGCGGAGCCCAGATCAGGTTGGTCAACGCTTCGCTGACGGAGAGGATAGAACCCGCTGCCGGGTCGGCAAGGGCTGCCTGCGGAGCATGTCCCAAAGAAGTTGCGATACCTTTTTCGCCGCGATAGTCCAAAGCTACGACACCGCAGTCGCTCAACGGCAACTGGAGTTCGCCCTGGCATTGCTGGCGGGCAATCTTACCTGTTACGGAACGGTCTACCTTGTTTGTCAACCAGTCTTTGCAGGCAACGGCTTCCAGTTGGAGTACGTTGGTAAGGTATTCGTGCAGTTGCGACAATTCGTATTCCGGCATTTCATAATGACGTTCTACGGTCTTGTCCACCATATAGGTTTTGGGTGAAGAGCCGAACATCTGTTCTACGGCAAGGTCGAACGGGCGTACGCCGTCGGCTTGCTGGAAAGCGAAGCGGTGGTCGCCGGTGGTTTCACCGACTACATACATCGGAGCGCGTTCGCGTTCGGCTACCTTACGTACGTGTTCGATGGCCTCTTCCTGAATCAGCAGACCCATGCGCTCCTGACTTTCGTTGGCTATGATTTCTTTGGCAGACAAAGTCTTGTCGCCGATAGGCAGCTTGCTCATGTCGATAAGTCCGCCGCACTCTTCTACCAGCTCGGACAGGCAGTTTACATGTCCGGCAGAACCGTGGTCGTGGATGGAAACCACCGGGTTGGTGTCTTCTTCGCAAAGCGCACGTACTACGTTGTAAGCACGTTTCTGCATCTCTGCATTGGCACGCTGTACGGCATTCAGCTCGATGCCGCTGCTGTAGCGTCCCGTATCTACGGATGACACGGAACCGCCGCCCAAACCGATGCGGTAGTTGTCGCCACCGATCACGACAACCTTGTTGCCGGCTTCGGGAGCGCCTTTCAGGCAGTCGCGTTGTGTACCGTATCCCACACCGCCAGCAAGCATGATGACTTTGTCGTAACCGTACACCTCATCTTTCTCTTTGTGTTCAAAGGTGAGTACGGAACCGCAAATCAGCGGCTGGCCGAACTTGTTTCCGAAATCGCTGGCGCCGTTGGATGCCTTGATCAGGATTTGTTCGGGAGTCTGGTACAGCCATTTGCGCACCGGAAGTATCTCTTCCCAGGGACGGTCCTCGTCCGTGCGGGGGTAGGAAGTCATGTATACGGCTGTTCCGGCAATAGGCCATGAGCCTTTACCGCCGCCCATACGGTCGCGGATTTCACCGCCCGTACCGGTAGATGCACCGTTGAAAGGCTCTACGGTGGTAGGGAAGTTGTGGGTTTCGGCTTTCAGGGAGATAACACTCTTGATGTCCTTTATCTGGAAGAAGTCGGGCTTGGAGTGGTCTGCCGGGGCAAACTGCTCGATAACCGGACCTTCGGCAAAGGCAACATTATCTTTATAGGCCGATATAATCTTGTTCGGATTTTCCTGAGTGGTCTTTTTAATCATCTGGAAGAGGGAAGATTCCTGCTCCACTCCGTCAATGATGAATGTGCCGCCGAAAATTTTGTGACGGCAGTGCTCGGAGTTGATTTGCGCAAAACCGAATACCTCGGAGTCGGTTAGCGGACGTCCCAGGTCTTTCTCCACTTTCTTGAGGTAGTCCATCTCTTCTTTGGAGAGCGCCAGACCTTCTTTTTCGTTGTATGCTTCCAGATCGTCAATGTGAATAATCGGTTCCGGCTGGCGGTTGGTCGTAAATACGTTTTGGTCCAGACCTTTATACATACGTTGCAGCATCGGGTCGTGGTCTGCATTTTCATCTTTCACAGGGAAATATTCTTCGATACGGGTGATACCGTTCAGACCCATGTTCTGGGTGATTTCCACAGCATTGGTACTCCAGGGAGTAATCATCTCGCGGCGCGGACCTACGAAATGTCCTTTCAGGTTGTCTTCACTTTCGGGGGTGGCTTCTCCAAAAAGCCAGCAGAGTTTGTCGCTGTCTGCCTGGGTAAGTTCGTGGTCGCATTCTACGGCAATCACGCTCTTGGATGGTGTTCTGAAAAAAAGAATCATACTTTTATTTAAGAGTTTACGATTTGCTACTTTGTGATTGAAACTATTCTATTGTCTGTCAGTTAGCTTCTTCTCTTTTCTTCCTGGGTGCAAAGATAGTGCAAACCGGAGGCAGAATAAAACGAACTTGTCTGTTTTTTTATGCCGGGATGCAGTTTACCTTTGCTTTTGGCGCAAAGATAAAGAAAATCGTCGGGTGGGAGAAAGAAAAGGAAATAAAAAACTTCAGTGGAACGGGGGAAGTCCGCCCCGCCGGATGATTGACTTTGTATCTAAACTCCTTTTCTGACGAAAAAACGTTAACTCTATTCGGTTGTCTCATAAAAAAGTCCGATATTTGCAGGCATGATTCAGATAGAGACCATACTTGACATATTATGGAAAGGGTTCATAATAGGTGTTATCGTATCTGCACCGTTGGGCCCCGTAGGAGTATTGTGCATTCAGCGTACTTTGAACAAAGGGCGTTGGTATGGTTTTGTGACCGGTATAGGCGCCTCGTTGAGTGATATTGCCTATGCTTTGCTGACAGGCTACGGAATGAGTTTCGTATTCGATTATGTCAACAAGAATATCTTCTATCTGCAACTGTTCGGGAGTATCCTGCTGCTGATATTCGGTATCTATACATTCCGCAGTAATCCGGTGCAGTCCATTCGTCCGGTATCTACCAGCAAGGGGTCTTATTTTCACAATTTTATCACAGCGTTCGCTGTCACTCTCTCCAATCCGCTTATCATATTTCTTTTTGTAGGCCTTTTTGCGCGCTTTGCTTTTGTAAGCGAAGGCGTGTTGGTCTTTGAGGCCGTTACGGGGTATCTTGCCATTGCTTTGGGAGCATTGACGTGGTGGTTTGGAATTACCTTTTTTGTCAACAAGGTCCGTACGCAATTCAATTTACGCGGCATTTGGATATTGAACCGTATTATCGGCGGCATTGTCATGGTAGTATCTGCATTCGGACTGGTGTTTACGCTGATGGGCGAATCGCTCTATTAGTTACGGGAGCGGACCGCGGTATCTTGGTGAAGAATATAAATTATAAATCATAAATCATCTCAACGTGAAGATTTCACAGCAACTGAAAGAGAAGAATATTGCCGAATACCTTATATATATGTGGCAAGTAGAGGATTTGCTTCGTGCTAACAAGTGCGATATAGACTTGATTCGCAGCAACGTCATCTCCCGTTATCCTGCCGAAGAACATGCGGCTCTGGAGGAGTGGTACGGCAATCTTGCCGATATGATGCGTGCCGAGGGGGTGACGGAGAAAGGGCATTTGCAGATTAACCGCAACGTTATCCGCAACCTTACGGACCTGCATGCCGATTTGCTGGCTTCCACGAAGTATCCCTTTTATAATGCGGCATATTTCAAAGCGTTGCCTTTTATTGTGGAATTGCGGCAAAAGAGCGGACAAACGGAAGAATCCGAATTGGAGACCTGTTTTGAGGCGCTTTACGGCATACTGCTGCTGCGTTTGCAGAAAAAGGAAATCAGCCAGGGCACTGCCAAGGCGATAGAAGCCATCAGCAGTTTTCTTTCCCTGCTTGCCAATTATTACGACAAAGAGAGGAAAGGCGAGTTGAAACTGGATAATGACTGACGGAATGTCTGCATGAAGCAGGGTAATAAGTCGGGTAATAAATAGAAAACTGAAAATAGTCAACGTACCTGTGTGTTGAAGATAAAAGAGGTATCATAACCATAGGGAATAAATAGTAACTGTTAAGATGAATATATTAGTAACCGGTGCCAACGGTCAGCTTGGCAATGAGATGCGGGTGCTCTCTGCTGAAAATCAGCAACACACTTACTTTTTTACAGATGTGCAGGAACTGGATATATGTGATGAACAGGCCATACGTGCATTCGTGACCGATAATCGGGTGGATGTTATTGTGAATTGTGCCGCTTATACGGCAGTGGACAAGGCAGAAGACAATCCCGAACTTTGCAATAAACTGAACCATATAGCTCCCGGCTATCTGGCTGCCGCCGCCGAGGCTTGCGGTGCTGCCATGATACAGGTCTCTACGGATTACGTGTTCGACGGAATCGGCCATATTCCTTATACGGAAGAAGTCACTCCTTGCCCCAACTCCGTTTACGGCTCTACAAAACTGGCAGGTGAGCAGGCTGTTATGGAGAAGTGCAGCCGTGCGATGGTTATCCGTACGGCATGGTTATATTCCATTTACGGCAATAATTTTGTAAAGACCATGATTCGTCTGGGTAATGAACGCGAGCGGTTGGGAGTTGTTTTCGACCAAATCGGTACGCCGACTTATGCCAACGATTTGGCACGTGCCATCTTTGCGGCTGTCAATCAGGGCATCGTCCCTGGTATTTATCATTTCAGTAACGAGGGAGTATGCTCCTGGTATGATTTTACGGTGGCCATTCACCGCATGGCGGGCATTACCTCGTGTAAAGTCAGCCCGTTGCATACGGACGAGTATCCGGCCAAAGCTCCGCGTCCTCAGTATTCCGTATTGGATAAGACGAAGATTAAAAAGACTTTCGGTATCGAGATTCCCCATTGGGAGGATAGCTTGCAGGTCTGCATCGATAGGCTGGCGCAGTAAGCAAAATAATACTTATTTGAATATTATACCTTATATATATGGCAAGTAATCAAGAAATAGCGAGAAGACGAACCTTTGCGATTATCGCCCATCCGGACGCCGGTAAGACATCGTTGACTGAAAAGCTGCTGCTGTTTGGCGGTCAGATTCAGGTGGCGGGTGCGGTAAAGAGCAACAAGATAAAGAAGACGGCAACGTCAGACTGGATGGATATTGAAAAACAGCGTGGTATCTCCGTAACCACTTCCGTAATGGAGTTCGACTATCACGATTACAAAATCAATATCCTCGATACTCCGGGTCACCAGGACTTTGCCGAAGATACCTACCGCACACTGACGGCGGTGGACAGCGTTATCATCGTGGTGGACGGTGCGAAAGGTGTGGAAACACAGACACGCAAGCTGATGGAAGTCTGCCGCATGCGCAACACTCCGGTGATTATCTTCATCAATAAGATGGACCGTGAGGCAAAAGACCCGTTCGACTTGCTGGATGAGCTGGAGGAGGAACTCTCCATCCACGTCCGCCCGCTGACGTGGCCTATCGAGAGCGGTCCCCGTTTCAAGGGAGTTTACAACATCTATGAACGCAATCTCAATCTTTACCAGCCTTCCAAGCAGGTGGTGACGGAAAAGGTGGAAGTAGATATAAATACGGAAGAACTGGATAATCAGATCGGTTCGGCACTGGCGGACAAGCTGCGCGGCGAACTGGAACTGATAGACGGTGTGTATCCCGAATTTCAGGTAGAGGAGTATCTGAAAGGTGAATTGGCTCCCGTGTTCTTCGGCTCCGCCCTGAATAACTTCGGTGTGCAGGAGTTGCTGGACTGCTTTGTGGAGATTGCTCCCAGTCCCCGTCCCGTGAAGGCGGAAGAACGCGAAGTAGAACCGGAAGAGCCTAAATTCACAGGCTTTATCTTTAAGATTACCGCCAATATCGACCCGAACCACCGCTCATGTATCGCATTCTGCAAGATATGTTCCGGTAAGTTCACCCGTAATACGCCCTACCTGCATGTGCGTCATGGCAAGACTATGCGTTTCTCGTCGCCTACGCAGTTTATGGCGCAGCGCAAGACTACCATCGATGAGGCGTGGGCGGGAGATATCATCGGTTTGCCGGACAACGGTACGTTCAAAATCGGCGATACGCTGACGGAGGGTGAGATGCTTCACTTCCGCGGACTGCCGAGCTTCTCGCCCGAGATGTTCAAGTATATCGAGAATGCCGACCCGATGAAACAGAAGCAGCTTGCCAAAGGTATCGACCAGTTGATGGACGAAGGTGTAGCGCAGTTGTTTGTCAACCAGTTTAACGGACGCAAGATTATCGGTACGGTAGGGCAGTTGCAGTTCGAGGTAATCCAATACCGTCTGGAAAATGAGTACAGTGCCAAATGCCGTTGGGAGCCGTTGAGTCTTTACAAGGCCTGCTGGATTGAAAGTGATGACCCTGCCGAACTGGAAGCGTTCAAGAAACGCAAGTACCAGTATATGGCGAAAGACCGTGAGGGCAGGGATGTGTTCCTTGCAGACAGCGGCTACGTACTGCAGATGGCGCAGATGGATTTCAAGCATATCAAGTTCCACTTTACAAGCGAGTTCTAAGTAAATAGATACTATTACGCAATGACAGAAGGGTGTTAAAATACACTTGATGTTTTTTAGGTACGCAAATCTAAAGGATTACGCGGATTACACGGAAGGCACAGATTTTTTTTATTCTTTTTCCGTGAAATCCGCGTATTCTGTGTCTAAAAAGAAACAAAAAGTAAACGAATTTTAATTTTGACATGCCACCCTTTCAGAATGTATTCCGAAGTGGGGGGATGAATGGTAGAGGAAAAGTGAATGGATGTGGTAAAAAAATGGAGATACTAAAAATAGATACCCCAAGAATGAAATACGGTAATTCGCATAAATCTTTTGGAAAAATGAAAAAGCAGAGTATATATAGATAATTTCTTATATCTTTCCTCTATGAAAAGATAAAGATTACCCCTGTCTTTATGGCTCCTTTACTTAGTTTATGGTGTTAATGAGCATGAATGTATTGACCGTTCTATCAAGAGCAGTCAGATATACAATATAAAAAGTATCATTTTCCTCTTCAGGCTTTATTTCCTAACACTGGCATTCTAAGCCGCTTAAAGCATCAGTCAATTTGCAAAACGGAGTCTATGCTACCACAAAGATACTGGCCTTACAATAAGCGGTATATTATGAGTTGCCTTCTGCAATAGCTTCAGGCTTCTTATAATCATTGTATGGAACACCATCACTCAACACGTGCCAAATGACAACAAGCATTTTCCGCGCTATGGCCACTTTCACTTTCATGGCATTCTTCCTTCTGACGACAGTTTGTGTGTAACTGAAATTCGAGTAAAAACAGTTTTGTGTCCGGCTGGCTCCCCATGCGCATTCAATCATAGTCTTTCTGATGTACTTGTTACCATGTGTGATTCTTCGTGATTTGATTTTTCCTGCGCTTTCTTCATTCCGTGGTTTGAGCCCGCACCACGACACCAATGCAGCCGCTGTAATAAACATCTTCATGTCGGCCCCTAATTCAGAGAGTATGGAGGTTGCCGAGCGTTCCTTTACACCGGGTATCGTCTGAAGATTATCGAACTCCCTGGGGAACTCTTTCCTGCAGATTTCCGTCAGTTTTTCCTGGCACTCTTTCAGATGCTTGTCATCCATAAGGATTTCCTCCCGGTACTGGCGTATCAGGTCTATGTCCACTTCATTGACAACTCCTGTCAGAGCGGCTGTAATTACTTCTTTTCCGACACGGTTCACCGTCCGTCCATGGATGGCCTCCGTCAGCTTTTCCGCATTGACAATTCCTTCGGAAAGCAATTTCACCACATCTTTGTAGCTCTTACTGTCTGTAGAAGATACGTAGTTGCTGATACGGATATTGCAACGTTGAAGCAAGGCATCCAGTTTGGTCAGTTTATAGACCTTCTCCTTGTTCAAGTCAAAAATGCGTCGGTTATACTGACGCATGCGCTGCACTATCTCATCCGGCACGAAACTGCCACGGATGAGATCCTTCATGGTACATTCGGCTATCCAGGCAGCGTCACGGACATCACTTTTTCTGCCGGGAAGCTGCTTGATGAAGTAGGGGTTGACCAACTTCAGACATTCTATGTCACTGAGAATGCGCCAGATGGGATACCAGTAAATACTGGTGCTTTCCATAGTAACTTCCTTAACTTCATGAGTAAGGAGAAGTTGATGCAGCTCTTCCAGTTCAGGTGTCAAAACACCGTACTTGGCTTCAAATTTCTCACCTTTTTCGTTGAGAATACAAACAAATACACTATCTTTGTGTACGTCAAGACCACATACTATCCGCATAGGCTATTACATTTTGAGACTAAGAGCTCGTGAAACATTTATTTTGAGGCTCACACACTGAGACCTCCACGCCATAAAGATAGGGGTGGTCTTGATTTTTTCATATCCCACTGGCATATAAATCGTGATTTATATCTAAATTTGTAACCGCTGTAACAGTTACAGCCGTAACAAAATTGGAAATATGAAATTTTCCTCTATGAAAAGATAAAGATTACCCCTGTCTTTATGGCTCCTTTACTTAGTTTATGGTGTTAATGAGCATGAATGTATTGACCGTTCTATCAAGAGCAGTCAGATATACAATATAAAAAGTATCATTTTCCTCTTCAGGCTTTATTTCCTAACACTGGCATTCTAAGCCGCTTAAAGCATCAGTCAATTTGCAAAACGGAGTCTATGCTACCACAAAGATACTGGCCTTACAATAAGCGGTATATTATGAGTTGCCTTCTGCAATAGCTTCAGGCTTCTTATAATCATTGTATGGAACACCATCACTCAACACGTGCCAAATGACAACAAGCATTTTCCGCGCTATGGCCACTTTCACTTTCATGGCATTCTTCCTTCTGACGACAGTTTGTGTGTAACTGAAATTCGAGTAAAAACAGTTTTGTGTCCGGCTGGCTCCCCATGCGCATTCAATCATAGTCTTTCTGATGTACTTGTTACCATGTGTGATTCTTCGTGATTTGATTTTTCCTGCGCTTTCTTCATTCCGTGGTTTGAGCCCGCACCACGACACCAATGCAGCCGCTGTAATAAACATCTTCATGTCGGCCCCTAATTCAGAGAGTATGGAGGTTGCCGAGCGTTCCTTTACACCGGGTATCGTCTGAAGATTATCGAACTCCCTGGGGAACTCTTTCCTGCAGATTTCCGTCAGTTTTTCCTGGCACTCTTTCAGATGCTTGTCATCCATAAGGATTTCCTCCCGGTACTGGCGTATCAGGTCTATGTCCACTTCATTGACAACTCCTGTCAGAGCGGCTGTAATTACTTCTTTTCCGACACGGTTCACCGTCCGTCCATGGATGGCCTCCGTCAGCTTTTCCGCATTGACAATTCCTTCGGAAAGCAATTTCACCACATCTTTGTAGCTCTTACTGTCTGTAGAAGATACGTAGTTGCTGATACGGATATTGCAACGTTGAAGCAAGGCATCCAGTTTGGTCAGTTTATAGACCTTCTCCTTGTTCAAGTCAAAAATGCGTCGGTTATACTGACGCATGCGCTGCACTATCTCATCCGGCACGAAACTGCCACGGATGAGATCCTTCATGGTACATTCGGCTATCCAGGCAGCGTCACGGACATCACTTTTTCTGCCGGGAAGCTGCTTGATGAAGTAGGGGTTGACCAACTTCAGACATTCTATGTCACTGAGAATGCGCCAGATGGGATACCAGTAAATACTGGTGCTTTCCATAGTAACTTCCTTAACTTCATGAGTAAGGAGAAGTTGATGCAGCTCTTCCAGTTCAGGTGTCAAAACACCGTACTTGGCTTCAAATTTCTCACCTTTTTCGTTGAGAATACAAACAAATACACTATCTTTGTGTACGTCAAGACCACATACTATCCGCATAGGCTATTACATTTTGAGACTAAGAGCTCGTGAAACATTTATTTTGAGGCTCACACACTGAGACCTCCACGCCATAAAGATAGGGGTGGTCTTGATTTTTTCATATCCCACTGGCATATAAATCGTGATTTATATCTAAATTTGTAACCGCTGTAACAGTTACAGCCGTAACAAAATTGGAAATATGAAATTTTATAATAGGAAAAGCGAGTTGGCGGAGCTGCGGCGGATACGCGATTTGTCTTTCAGCGACCATTCACGCTTAACAGTGGTAACCGGAAGAAGAAGGATTGGTAAAACAAGCCTTATAATGAAAGCAGTTGAAGATATGCCAACCGTTTATCTGTTTGTGGGGCGTAAAAGTGAAGCAACGCTTTGTTCTGAATTTATTCCGGTTATCGGCCAATCGCTTGATGTATTTGTTCCAATGGAAATACGTACTTTCCGGTCATTATTTCAGTATCTGATGGAACTGTCTTCCCAGAAACCGTTCAACCTGGTTATCGATGAGTTTCAGGAGTTCTATAACATCAATGAATCGGTATATAGCGATATGCAAAACATTTGGGATACCTATCGGAAGAAATCTAAGATGAATTTGATTGTATCGGGTTCCGTTTATTCGTTGATGCAGAAAATATTTCAGAACAATAAAGAGCCCTTGTTCGGTAGAGCTGATAATATCATTAAACTGTCTGCTTTTGATTTGGCTACATTGAAAGAGATTATCTTTGATTACAATCCCGATTACAGCAATGATGATTTGCTTGCCCTCTATTCTTTTACAGGGGGTGTTCCGAAATATGTTGAACTGCTTTGTGACAACACCGAATTGAGTGTAGACGGGATGATTTCATTTATGGTTCGGGAGAACTCTTCTTTTACCGATGAAGGAAAAAATCTGCTGGTGGAAGAGTTCGGGAAAAACTATGCCACTTATTTTTCTATCTTAAGTGCTATTTCCGGTGGCATTAATACGCAACCCGAAATAGAAGCCGCTTTGGGAGACAAAAGCATAGGCGGTCAAATAAAGCGGTTGATTGAGGATTACAACATCATTGTCCGCCAGCGTCCTTTATTGGCAAAAGAAGGAAGTCAAACTGTAAGGTATGAAATACAAGATAATTTCATCCGGTTTTGGTTTAACTATTTCGACCGCTACCGTTCTCTGATAGAGATTAAGAACTTTATCGGTTTGCAGACCATCATCAAATCCGACTA
This window contains:
- the purL gene encoding phosphoribosylformylglycinamidine synthase — its product is MILFFRTPSKSVIAVECDHELTQADSDKLCWLFGEATPESEDNLKGHFVGPRREMITPWSTNAVEITQNMGLNGITRIEEYFPVKDENADHDPMLQRMYKGLDQNVFTTNRQPEPIIHIDDLEAYNEKEGLALSKEEMDYLKKVEKDLGRPLTDSEVFGFAQINSEHCRHKIFGGTFIIDGVEQESSLFQMIKKTTQENPNKIISAYKDNVAFAEGPVIEQFAPADHSKPDFFQIKDIKSVISLKAETHNFPTTVEPFNGASTGTGGEIRDRMGGGKGSWPIAGTAVYMTSYPRTDEDRPWEEILPVRKWLYQTPEQILIKASNGASDFGNKFGQPLICGSVLTFEHKEKDEVYGYDKVIMLAGGVGYGTQRDCLKGAPEAGNKVVVIGGDNYRIGLGGGSVSSVDTGRYSSGIELNAVQRANAEMQKRAYNVVRALCEEDTNPVVSIHDHGSAGHVNCLSELVEECGGLIDMSKLPIGDKTLSAKEIIANESQERMGLLIQEEAIEHVRKVAERERAPMYVVGETTGDHRFAFQQADGVRPFDLAVEQMFGSSPKTYMVDKTVERHYEMPEYELSQLHEYLTNVLQLEAVACKDWLTNKVDRSVTGKIARQQCQGELQLPLSDCGVVALDYRGEKGIATSLGHAPQAALADPAAGSILSVSEALTNLIWAPLAEGLDSVSLSANWMWPCRSQEGEDARLYTAVKALSDFCCALQINVPTGKDSLSMTQKYPDGSKVIAPGTVIVSAGGEVSDVKKVVSPVLVNDEKTTLYHIDFSFDKLKLGGSAFAQSLGKVGDEVPCVQDAEYFRDAFLAVQELINKGLVLAGHDISAGGLITTLLEMCFANVEGGMEINLDKMKEQDLVKILFAENPGIVIQVSNKHKEEVKKILEDAGVGYIKIGKPTDERHILVSKDGATYQFGVDYMRDVWYSSSYLLDRKQSMNGCAKKRFENYKMQPLDLVFRPEFKGKLSQYGLDPNRRTPTGIRAAIIREKGTNGEREMAYSLYLAGFDVKDVTMTDLISGRETLEDVNMVVYCGGFSNSDVLGSAKGWAGAFLFNPKAKEALDKFYAREDTLSLGVCNGCQLMMELGLITPDHEKKGKMLHNDSHKFESTFIGLTIPTNRSVMFGSLSGSKLGIWVAHGEGKFSLPYDEDKYNVVAKYTYDEYPGNPNGSDYSVAAIASTDGRHLAIMPHLERSIFPWQNGYYPQDRVHSDQVTPWIEAFVNARKWVEEKTGK
- a CDS encoding LysE family translocator, translating into MIQIETILDILWKGFIIGVIVSAPLGPVGVLCIQRTLNKGRWYGFVTGIGASLSDIAYALLTGYGMSFVFDYVNKNIFYLQLFGSILLLIFGIYTFRSNPVQSIRPVSTSKGSYFHNFITAFAVTLSNPLIIFLFVGLFARFAFVSEGVLVFEAVTGYLAIALGALTWWFGITFFVNKVRTQFNLRGIWILNRIIGGIVMVVSAFGLVFTLMGESLY
- a CDS encoding DUF4924 family protein; translation: MKISQQLKEKNIAEYLIYMWQVEDLLRANKCDIDLIRSNVISRYPAEEHAALEEWYGNLADMMRAEGVTEKGHLQINRNVIRNLTDLHADLLASTKYPFYNAAYFKALPFIVELRQKSGQTEESELETCFEALYGILLLRLQKKEISQGTAKAIEAISSFLSLLANYYDKERKGELKLDND
- the rfbD gene encoding dTDP-4-dehydrorhamnose reductase, with translation MNILVTGANGQLGNEMRVLSAENQQHTYFFTDVQELDICDEQAIRAFVTDNRVDVIVNCAAYTAVDKAEDNPELCNKLNHIAPGYLAAAAEACGAAMIQVSTDYVFDGIGHIPYTEEVTPCPNSVYGSTKLAGEQAVMEKCSRAMVIRTAWLYSIYGNNFVKTMIRLGNERERLGVVFDQIGTPTYANDLARAIFAAVNQGIVPGIYHFSNEGVCSWYDFTVAIHRMAGITSCKVSPLHTDEYPAKAPRPQYSVLDKTKIKKTFGIEIPHWEDSLQVCIDRLAQ
- a CDS encoding peptide chain release factor 3; the protein is MASNQEIARRRTFAIIAHPDAGKTSLTEKLLLFGGQIQVAGAVKSNKIKKTATSDWMDIEKQRGISVTTSVMEFDYHDYKINILDTPGHQDFAEDTYRTLTAVDSVIIVVDGAKGVETQTRKLMEVCRMRNTPVIIFINKMDREAKDPFDLLDELEEELSIHVRPLTWPIESGPRFKGVYNIYERNLNLYQPSKQVVTEKVEVDINTEELDNQIGSALADKLRGELELIDGVYPEFQVEEYLKGELAPVFFGSALNNFGVQELLDCFVEIAPSPRPVKAEEREVEPEEPKFTGFIFKITANIDPNHRSCIAFCKICSGKFTRNTPYLHVRHGKTMRFSSPTQFMAQRKTTIDEAWAGDIIGLPDNGTFKIGDTLTEGEMLHFRGLPSFSPEMFKYIENADPMKQKQLAKGIDQLMDEGVAQLFVNQFNGRKIIGTVGQLQFEVIQYRLENEYSAKCRWEPLSLYKACWIESDDPAELEAFKKRKYQYMAKDREGRDVFLADSGYVLQMAQMDFKHIKFHFTSEF
- a CDS encoding IS110 family transposase — encoded protein: MRIVCGLDVHKDSVFVCILNEKGEKFEAKYGVLTPELEELHQLLLTHEVKEVTMESTSIYWYPIWRILSDIECLKLVNPYFIKQLPGRKSDVRDAAWIAECTMKDLIRGSFVPDEIVQRMRQYNRRIFDLNKEKVYKLTKLDALLQRCNIRISNYVSSTDSKSYKDVVKLLSEGIVNAEKLTEAIHGRTVNRVGKEVITAALTGVVNEVDIDLIRQYREEILMDDKHLKECQEKLTEICRKEFPREFDNLQTIPGVKERSATSILSELGADMKMFITAAALVSWCGLKPRNEESAGKIKSRRITHGNKYIRKTMIECAWGASRTQNCFYSNFSYTQTVVRRKNAMKVKVAIARKMLVVIWHVLSDGVPYNDYKKPEAIAEGNS
- a CDS encoding ATP-binding protein, with the protein product MKFYNRKSELAELRRIRDLSFSDHSRLTVVTGRRRIGKTSLIMKAVEDMPTVYLFVGRKSEATLCSEFIPVIGQSLDVFVPMEIRTFRSLFQYLMELSSQKPFNLVIDEFQEFYNINESVYSDMQNIWDTYRKKSKMNLIVSGSVYSLMQKIFQNNKEPLFGRADNIIKLSAFDLATLKEIIFDYNPDYSNDDLLALYSFTGGVPKYVELLCDNTELSVDGMISFMVRENSSFTDEGKNLLVEEFGKNYATYFSILSAISGGINTQPEIEAALGDKSIGGQIKRLIEDYNIIVRQRPLLAKEGSQTVRYEIQDNFIRFWFNYFDRYRSLIEIKNFIGLQTIIKSDYSTYSGIMLERYFKQQFAESFQYRAIGSWWEPKGNQNEIDIIALKLEKNQAVAAEVKRQKKNFKPELLAGKVEHLKKKLLPKYRIETVCLSLEDM